The Fibrobacter sp. sequence CACGCAGATTTAATCCATTCAGCATCGCGGGCAACGCTTTCAATTTGCACTTCGTCAATAGCACCATCCCAGGTTTCGGTGCTGATTTCATCACCGCCAATACGGAACGGAACAGATGCGTCCAACTGATTCGCCGTAAATTCGCTAGTCTCCCCCACCTGTTCACCATTCACGAACATGGAAACCTGATGATCCCTGGAAACCAATGTCAAGAAGCACCATTCTCCAACAGGAACAATAGAGGAATCGCCAAAAGTTATTTCCACAGGTTCCTTGGGAGCGCTCTTCATTACAGCAAAGACGCTGTTCGTACGTTCAAAATGCCACTGGAACTTTGAAGTACTGTCGCTCCAATAACTACGTTGGGCAACAAGAATTTGATGATTTTCATTTACGCCATTCCATTTCGTCCACAGAGAAATCGTAAAGTCGCCAGATGTCAGATCAAGTGTCCCCAAGTCAATAAACTGGCCTGGCTTAAGAAGGATGGCCTTACCGGAAATTCCATCCACATATTCCACATTCTCTGCAAGGGTGGAGTCGTTATCGTAAACCATTTCACCGCCATCCATGGAAAGATGCTTTTCAATGAATGTAGGGAGAATGATTGCATCGGAAGAATCAGCAGTAGAAATGGAGTAAGAAGCTATCGCAGCATCATCTTGTACGTACTGAAGAACAAGTCCTTCACTTGACGGAACACCGGCAAAGTCAAAAGATCCGTCTTTGGAAATCTTTGCAGTCAAGGACGTTCCCTTAATGCGAACATAGCCAGATTCTGCTCCGTCAATGTTTCCTTTCAAGGATTTTTTCTTGCTTATTTGCAAGTCATTATTTTCCTGAAGTTTTGGATTTGCCAACGCACAGAGCGATTCTGCTTCAGCATAAAGCATGACTAAATCACCGACAGAATCCGATACTACTAATTCATATTTGCCTTGCTTATCGGAAACCGTTTCAATGGAATCCACAACAGAAATAGAATTGTCAATATAGGCAACAACACGAGCTGCAGCCACGGCATTTCCTGCATCATCAACAACTCTTCCCGCTAAAGTGATGGAGTGGTCAATATCAGTAATGCCGCCAGCAACATCGCCCTTTCCTTCAGAACAGGAACACAACAGCAGGCACAAAGCAATTCCCAGGATTTGAACTAAACAGAATTTTCTCACTTTTCATCCTTTGGAATCTTCGTACTCATGGGGAACGTCATGAACATCATTTCATAAACACGTTCCACATCCCTATCGTTGGAAATTTTAGCCATGATCTTTTTTCTTGCTTCGCGCATCACTTCGACAACATAGTTAAATGAACTTTCACTCATGGCAAGGGTTGTGAAAGCAGCGTACTGTTCATCCTTCGGGATACATTCTACGGCTCTCAAGGCATGCTGAATGTAGTCGCGACGGATTTGCTTTAAAGCGATAGGAGACACATCACTTGCATCCACCATCAGGGACGTTTCTTCATAACGGTCACCAATCTTTTTGACAAGACCTAGTTCCATCAATGTCTTTACAGCACCGCGGGCTTCTGCAG is a genomic window containing:
- a CDS encoding LamG domain-containing protein — encoded protein: MRKFCLVQILGIALCLLLCSCSEGKGDVAGGITDIDHSITLAGRVVDDAGNAVAAARVVAYIDNSISVVDSIETVSDKQGKYELVVSDSVGDLVMLYAEAESLCALANPKLQENNDLQISKKKSLKGNIDGAESGYVRIKGTSLTAKISKDGSFDFAGVPSSEGLVLQYVQDDAAIASYSISTADSSDAIILPTFIEKHLSMDGGEMVYDNDSTLAENVEYVDGISGKAILLKPGQFIDLGTLDLTSGDFTISLWTKWNGVNENHQILVAQRSYWSDSTSKFQWHFERTNSVFAVMKSAPKEPVEITFGDSSIVPVGEWCFLTLVSRDHQVSMFVNGEQVGETSEFTANQLDASVPFRIGGDEISTETWDGAIDEVQIESVARDAEWIKSAWQSGRENL